aaAAATACTGGAATAGAGAGGACAAAACTTGGAACTGAAAACTTCTTTTATTGAAGTTCACTCTGGtagtaacatttttattttgaacaatGTTAAACTGTCACATCTCCAGTGTGACATCAGACCGCTAAATGGTGCTATTATCCTGGTTCCTACTTTTTTAGTTGTACTGAAAAAGCTATAGGCAAATCTTAGATCACCTCATATCAGTAACAATAACTGTGTTCCAAAGTAAACTGTTCAAAGTTATAAACAACAactgctatgtttttttttaaataaaaatactctCTGTACATGCAGCTCCTGAActttatgtaaaaataaataaaaatgtcttCACAATTCacacatcaatagaatgaactgtACAaacttgttttaaataaaaaaatattttcacacagctatttttttttaacaaaaaataaaagtactgtacTTGGCTGCAGCTCCTGAGCTTTaggttcaacaaaaaaaaaaagtgttcacaAGAGATTAGAAAGGATGGGAGAGAGGGACAGAGAGAGGAGGAGGGGAGAGAGGAGGGGGAGAGAGGGACAGAGAAaggagagacagagagagggaggggGAGAGATGTTTTTCCCCCCTTGTTCTCTTAGGTTTATTTTCTGGACAGTTCTTCGATCACTTTAAGGTTCTTAGCCAGGAAAACAAGTGTCTCAGTGTGCTCCTCAGTCAGCCGCACACGTTTGGGAGTGCAGATGTTGCCTGATGTGCTGAACACTCGTTCTGAAGCACAGCTTGAGGCTGGAATGCAGAGGTACTGTCTGGCAAAATGTGCAAGAGTTGGCAGGGAGGCTGCATGGTTCTTCCACCAGGTGAGTGGGTCTTCCTGAGCACTTATCTCTGGCATTTGTTTGTACAACACAAATTCAACTGCAAGTTGGTCAGCCCGGGATGTGTCGACTGCCCTGCTCGTCCAGATGTCAGTGGTACAAGCGAAGAAAGGCTGGCTGCTGAGTTGGGCCTGAATGACATTCCTGGTCTCGGTGTACAGCTTTGGGATTTCATTATCCATGAAATAATGTCTCCCAGGCATGTTGTATCGTCTGTCCAAATGCTGCACAAGGTTCTTGAATCCAGGCTTCTCAACTGTATATATTGGCACTTGATCAAGACAGATAAACTCAGCTACTGCTCTGTTCAATTTTCTTGCTTCTTTTGAGTCAGCCTCATACTTTCTGCACTGCTGAAACAAAGCTGGGAGGGTAGGCTGGGTTGGTGCTGATTCTGGCAGTTTGCGTGTCTGTGCCTGTGGGATGGATAAATTACATTTAATACATTatgcaaatattttattttatttttcagtttgaTATCATTGTTTTCTAAATCTAATTTACCAAATGAAAAGGTTTGTCTAAAAATAGAAAATGAGAAATGTTCTCAGTAAAGTGCAGAACTCTCCCAAGGTGTATTGAGTCATTTGTGTAAGCCAGCCTACATTAATAGCCTACATTTGTTTGTGAAAATATTAAACATTACATTAAACATAAATCTAGCATTAATGATTAGATGTTAATGAAGCTTAAACCCAGGAGGATTATTAACCCACATAGgctacaacacacacacacacacacgcccacacacacacacacacacacacacacactacagtTAATGTTTAGGCTACTAAAGTAGACTGGCTTGGGACTGGCAGTATAGTGGTGGTTTATgatgtgtgtatttttttctaaacattTAGGCGTTTTTGCCAATGAATTAGTATAACATTAATATAATTTGattattgaaaatattaggaTGTTCATCAGAGTAGCCTACTGCATACCAAACGCTATGGCAAATGAGGGCCATAAATCTTTTACATGGCATGCAGCATTCTGATGTTGGCTAAACTTTTTGATGTTTGATAGGCTACTTTACTTGACTCATATGCTCCTTGGTGGAGATTCCGTGTTCTGTGAGCACATTGCGTTTATTGCCTCGTGTTTCACTGACACACGAGTAGGCTATTGTGGGACAAATACTCGTTGGGACTTATTTGAAGGCATGTTGTGTGTTGTTATCGTTCACATTCGCTACCTGTCGTTCTTTGAATTCTTGGTACAAATCGGGATGGTTGTCCGCAAGATGTTTCGCCAAGTTGGATGTGTTGGAACCTTTCGCATGTGTGGCGTTATGGCATCTTTTACACACGGGCTTTGATGTGTCCGCCGCGTTTCCTTCTTCGTCGGCACGGTAAGCGAAGTACCTCCATATTTCGCTTCGTGCGTCTTCTTTCTCAACGAGCCTTGGCTGGTTTTGCAGCCCGCTAGTTGTAGGCTGCGGCTCTGTAGGAGCTGCCGTCATTTTTCCTCGTATCTTTCCCCGAGCTGAACTGCTGCTATGAGCT
This sequence is a window from Corythoichthys intestinalis isolate RoL2023-P3 chromosome 13, ASM3026506v1, whole genome shotgun sequence. Protein-coding genes within it:
- the LOC130927694 gene encoding E3 SUMO-protein ligase ZBED1-like gives rise to the protein MTAAPTEPQPTTSGLQNQPRLVEKEDARSEIWRYFAYRADEEGNAADTSKPVCKRCHNATHAKGSNTSNLAKHLADNHPDLYQEFKERQAGDQTGGSDDSCEPLKSAAYKSLIVVATRRQTDSFGIPDSP